A portion of the Sabethes cyaneus chromosome 3, idSabCyanKW18_F2, whole genome shotgun sequence genome contains these proteins:
- the LOC128742391 gene encoding eukaryotic translation initiation factor 3 subunit H: protein MANRAPNRRPAQEVDNTIAYVQCDGLAAMKMVKHCHEESSGNMEVAQGALLGLVVDDRLEITNCFPFPKSSDETIDEEEYQLNMMRRLRLVNVDHFHVGWYQSADVGNFLSLPLLESQYHYQTSIEESVVVIYDTQKSKRGFLTLKAYRLTPQAIAMYKEGEFTPEALRNLKVGYENLFLEVPIVIKNSALCNIMMSELAEMVPEEEGTHFLDLGTASVLENHLRCLMDRVDELNQEANKFNKYQQSVIRQEQDKHRMLAKHAQENAARIAKGEAPVPDDEVNKLFRPLPVPPRLNPMIVSGQINTYAQHISQFCSQSLAKLYMTQSLQGAKDNKQ, encoded by the exons ATGGCGAATCGTGCTCCGAATAGACGTCCGGCTCAAGAAGTCGATAATACTATTGCCTACGTGCAATGTGATGGCTTG GCTGCAATGAAAATGGTTAAGCATTGCCATGAGGAATCCTCTGGTAATATGGAAGTGGCACAAGGTGCCCTGCTTGGATTGGTGGTTGACGATCGACTGGAGATCACCAATTGCTTCCCGTTTCCGAAATCATCGGATGAAACTATAGACGAGGAAGAGTATCAACTGAACATGATGCGTCGTTTACGTTTAGTTAACGTGGATCATTTCCATGTCGGTTGGTACCAGAGTGCCGATGTTGGCAACTTTTTGTCGCTACCTCTGCTGGAGTCTCAGTACCACTATCAGACCAGTATCGAAGAGTCGGTCGTTGTCATCTACGACACACAGAAGTCCAAACGAGGCTTCCTGACTTTGAAGGCTTATCGACTGACGCCGCAAGCCATTGCCATGTACAAGGAAGGCGAGTTTACTCCGGAAGCGTTGCGTAACCTGAAGGTCGGTTATGAAAATCTGTTCTTAGAGGTACCAATTGTCATTAAGAACTCGGCTCTTTGTAACATAATGATGTCCGAGCTGGCGGAGATGGTTCCCGAGGAAGAGGGAACTCATTTCCTCGACCTTGGGACGGCTTCCGTTTTGGAAAATCACCTGCGTTGTTTGATGGATCGCGTTGACGAGTTGAACCAGGAAGCCAATAAGTTTAACAAGTACCAGCAGTCCGTTATTCGACAGGAACAG GACAAACATCGCATGCTGGCTAAACATGCTCAAGAGAATGCTGCACGCATTGCCAAGGGCGAAGCGCCGGTGCCTGATGATGAGGTTAATAAGCTGTTCCGTCCGTTGCCGGTGCCACCGAGGTTGAATCCGATGATCGTGTCCGGTCAGATCAACACGTATGCCCAGCACATTTCGCAATTCTGCTCGCAATCACTGGCTAAACTGTACATGACACAATCATTGCAAGGCGCCAAGGATAATAAGCAGTAA
- the LOC128740220 gene encoding uncharacterized protein LOC128740220, protein MPYILIRGNLASYSHKYPFRVLVSGLKAADLEQLNRFPCGGYSDESTIVYLQHPCVILTALEVLGYRVVASSSTAVKQDYNEYMWTMRKEFNDPEPYACDTSSNLVERDNLANIGREVNNYPPNNKIDVPE, encoded by the exons ATGCCATACATTCTGATACGAGGCAATTTAGCTTCCTACAGTCATAAGTACCCGTTTCGAGTGCTGGTTTCGGGATTGAAAG CGGCCGacctcgagcagttgaatcgatttCCCTGCGGTGGGTACAGTGATGAGTCTACGATTGTCTACCTGCAGCATCCTTGTGTGATATTGACTGCTTTGGAG GTTCTAGGCTATCGCGTGGTGGCTTCCTCGTCAACGGCGGTCAAGCAGGACTACAACGAGTATATGTGGACTATGCGCAAGGAGTTCAACGATCCGGAACCGTACGCGTGCGATACATCGTCGAACCTTGTCGAGCGGGACAATCTTGCCAATATCGGTCGCGAGGTGAATAACTATCCACCAAATAATAAGATTGACGTGCCGGAATAA
- the LOC128740219 gene encoding ankyrin repeat domain-containing protein 39-like: MAKAVHHDRHGDHQCNCAKTATASQSLDELEFERGIWTAAIENDERKLRALIDKGHLNDKDNSGYTALHYAARNGHLLMCRILLENGLGVDETTHGGATALHRAAMMGHESIVKLVLAYKANHLLQDSDGKTALHRAAEKGHVGVCTLLVHHDPASVTICDAKGRKPLDTIDKLSPNYSKLMALSGV; this comes from the exons ATGGCAAAAGCAGTGCACCACGACCGGCACGGAGACCATCAGTGCAACTGCGCCAAAACGGCGACAGCGTCGCAATCATTGGATGAACTAGAATTTGAGCGAGGGATTTGGACTGCTG CCATTGAAAACGACGAAAGGAAACTAAGAGCATTGATCGACAAAGGACATTTGAATGACAAAGATAATTCAGGATATACGGCTCTGCATTACGCTGCTCGAAACGGCCATTTGCTGATGTGCCGTATTTTGCTAGAGAATGGATTGGGTGTGGATGAGACAACACACGGTGGAGCGACAGCTCTACATCGGGCCGCAATGATGG GTCATGAGTCGATAGTTAAACTGGTCCTGGCCTATAAAGCCAATCATCTACTGCAGGACAGCGATGGCAAAACGGCACTTCACCGGGCTGCGGAGAAAGGTCACGTCGGTGTCTGCACACTTTTAGTTCATCATGATCCGGCGAGTGTTACGATATGCGATGCCAAAGGAAGAAAACCACTGGATACCATTGACAAACTGTCACCAAATTACTCGAAACTAATGGCTCTTTCAGGTGTTTAG
- the LOC128740221 gene encoding uncharacterized protein LOC128740221, with amino-acid sequence MESPNSTTNHSSVANNLVTVPIPILPTEGTYAYVFVKGSLYARDSAIFGCSTDEVQALSKRFQISSVPIDNGVVIKVAPSLIINSLAQLGYKVVSSTGETEVVWTLQREL; translated from the coding sequence ATGGAATCCCCCAACTCGACCACCAATCACAGCTCGGTTGCAAACAATCTGGTAACGGTACCGATTCCGATCCTCCCGACGGAGGGTACGTATGCCTACGTGTTTGTCAAGGGATCGCTATATGCCCGAGACAGTGCCATATTTGGTTGTTCCACGGACGAAGTGCAGGCACTCTCGAAACGCTTTCAGATTAGCTCGGTACCAATCGACAACGGAGTGGTCATCAAGGTAGCTCCATCCTTGATCATCAATTCGCTGGCTCAGCTCGGGTACAAAGTAGTCTCGAGCACGGGCGAAACGGAAGTCGTGTGGACGCTACAGCGCGAGCTGTAG